GGTGAGTGGGCAGAGTAGATACAATATTAGAGATTCCGTGTCCGAAACGTGcttcttgcaactttttttcgcatttgtttgtaacatttcaaaagaagatataaaatacgGGATCTCTAATATTCTAGCTACTCGGCCCACTCACCttagaaacgcttgctttttaGCATTTATCGTACGCTGTTGTCGGCTCGTATTTAGAAGCTTTGGTGGAAGCGAGATAGATGTATGCTCGCTTCTACACACCCGTCGGTCGGacgcacacggacgcgtgacgtcagCGATTCTCGCTTGTTGCGTGCTTCCCCTACCACGGTGCTGCTAGCGTGGTCTTCCCGCTCATTGTCAGTTCTTTCTGTGCTTTCTGTGACGACGTGACGCTATGGAGAAACGAACTCGCAAAAGTAAGTATTCTTATatctgtatttatattatgtataacataataattgtaataagtgaaattattattatatctttcttaTTGTTGCAGTCAGAAGTGAAGGCCAAGTACCATCGCCGGCACGTAGTTCGGTACGTTCATCGGTACCGAACTACGTGCCCGGCCACGTGCCTGTCCACGCGCCCGTTCAGGCGCCCGTCCAAGCGCCCGTCCAAGCGCCCGTCCACGCGCCCGTCCAAGCGCCCGTCCACGCGCCCGTCCAGGCGCCCGTCCACGCGCCCGTCCAGGCGCCAGTCCACGCGCCAGTCCACGCGCCCGTCCAGGCGCCCGTCCAAGCGCCCGTCCAGGCGCCCGTCCAAGCGCCCGTCCAAGCGCCCGTCCAGGCGCCAGTCCACGCGCCCGTCCAGGCGCCCGTCCAAGCACCCGTCAACGTGCTACAGCCCGTGCAGGGGAATCAACCGCATGGAAAATCAAAcgcattaaaaaaagtaagtaataaaattaaattgtagcATCTGTGTGAATGAATGTGCGTGCATGTGTATTCGcgagtgtatgtgtgtgcatgcgtattcgcgagtgtatgtgcgtgtatgtgcgtgtatgcgtattcgcgagtgtatgtgcgtgtatgtgcTTGCAtgcacaattaattatataaaatgttaaatttaatattatatgtgttttaaaatataatattttcttctgtttGCAGCGGATTCACAACATTATAAGGAAAAAATTGCGCACGGTGCAGAAGAGGACACAAGGCAGGACACCACCACCACCAGCAGCACCATCACCACCTCAATGGCATATTTCGTGCGCTCCGCCGTATGTTACGACATACTCTACACACGCTCCAGTGTACAGTATTGCGTCACCATGTCTTCCTCCGTGGCCACCACGATATCCACCGCCGGGCCCACCATCGTATCCATCGCCGGGCCCACCATCGTACGGTGCACCATACCACCAGCCTTCGGCGTACAATCCATATGGATCGTATTATTGGTAATTTTGTTCTATTCGTATTTCGTTATTTCACATCACATTTTGCGTTGTAAACTTCAgtcaattatcattaattacaatattggtttattgtaattacattTTGCGCTATTTCTGTGATTTTAGTTTATTCGCAGCAAACATAAGATATATTAGACACAACGCAAAATGTGATGCGATTGAAAAAAGATTTgacgtgtaatatttttatgaaaacatgcaatgttttgaaaaagaaactgaAACGATAAGCATTATatagttttgtattttttgttcaaatgTGCGATACATGTGCgatgtatattatgtatattaaacaaatatttgtatgcacCGACAGCTTGTcggtaaaatttccaaatttttttctgttttttgttttaaatgttataccaGCCAATTCTTTAGCATGTATACTTTAATCACCtaaaagaatttgtaattctatacatgcaataaaaaaattttcttaaactacgaaattaatttttcgtcgGTAAAACAGTACTACTCCAGCATCGccttaataattctttaggCATTGATGCTAGTTTGTCAATAAATGAAGTTCTAGATGaatctacaaaaaaaagcCATCATCAAGGTTTGTATTttgagaataaatatataatactgatatgcgcgcgcgcgcgcgcgtgcatatcagtattatatatttatataatcaatgtaacataattattaatgattataacataaatataaatataatgttgcagtaaacaatattcaaaataactttttagaattttgcgAAGAAACAACAGTTAACCAACAaggtaatatataatatggctattttaatataatatatcattaataaatttatatgtacatgattttttttccaaattttattccaatatttcGATATACACGAGTGAATTATTGAAAGAATCCTTAAgaactttaaataaagatagaatgtattaatcaaacaaataattaaatatttttgattttattaaatttttcaagaatttacAAGATGTctgtttacaaataattacaattaaaaattttcataattttgataaaattatggaaagctctttcgataaatatatagcatgtataattgtttttaaatttatttttaagtattttaaattttatgtttctttcttatatctttgatatatctttaatattgctaatattaaacattaatatgtaTCTATTACACattacgttaaaaattattacacattttgATTTCAGAAGATATTTATGAAGACTGTGAGGATTACAAGAATGATCCAGACTATGAAGTTTCCAatgattcaaaaaattttagtgaTGAATCAAATACTTCTATTGTTTCTCAAAGTTTTAATGAGAATGAGAAAtctaatattacaaatagtaGTCTTGATACCTCGAAATATACTTATAGGCGTATGGCCTaatggattgtgttcgactgGTGAGAAGTGAGAGAGAGTCAATGGTgtagaaatgtgtttatttctttgtcagagagaagtatgtatgtacaagtgtgtgtgtaacTTGAGTGCGCCAGCGGCGCATTCGCGGCAGAGTTTAAGGCCGCGAGTTTCGAATGAAaggtgacgggcgcggtaagatattaccggccgcgtctgcgTGGTTGGAATCGGGTCCTTAACAGGACGATTCATGCGAGGGTGCGTGTTGCATCCCGGCGGCGAGGTTTGCGTTGCGGTGGAGTATGTCTCCGTTGTGCCATGCGCTGCGACCGTCCGGCTCTCGATGGCGCAAGTGAGTCTGCGAGCCGAGGCGGGAGAGGCCTTCGCATTCGGATGTCCCCCGGAACGTGGTGTCACGTGGGGGCCGAGTCAACCGGGCACAGAACTCTAAGGGAATTATTTTCCGCTGTAGAGTCTGTGGTGGCGACGGCGATGCTGgtgcgtcagctgaccgtagaTGTACATCCTACGTGAGGTGTGCGGTCAGAGCTGAGACTGAGTCTTTCGCTTCCGTGCCTTCCCAGGCACTGTGAAAAGTCGAGAAGACTTGCTGGTTGCGCTCTTCGAAGCAGAGCTGTGACTCCGTTCAAGGGCCCTTagtgagagctcgccttgaagcgagtgagtgagtaaagatctgcggagcagctcttttatatctcgtcgatcgaagcttgatcgcgagaaagctcttcaccgcctgcgcaacctggcggtgggtccgcaagcttataactggtagaaggcctgcggcgcgtagcggcgccgcggcgtattatgccgCTTCAGTACAGCTGTGTGGCGGTGAACCGCCACAATACTTATGAAGGAAAAGCAAATTGTGATGACACAAATCttattgtacataattctCAAAAGAAAggagcaaataaaaaatacttttgtatgtattgtaaaaagttacaAACTAAATTTGCAAGACACTTAGAGACTGTCCATAAAAATGAGGCAGaggttaaaaaattcattttactTCCTAaaggtaaatataataatctatacatatgtatatcattttaaatcaaatgttatattatatatactttcatttaaaaaaattttattacaattctcTTGGTAATTCTCTtggtaaatcttttattacaattcTCTAGGTAATTCAGAAAGAAAGGCCATTATAGAGACTATTAGaaaagaaagtaattttatatataatactagcTCGCAGTTTAATACAGGAGAAATGATAGTATGTCGTAGACCTTCAAAAGCTAATAAACCTGCATCAGATTTTATTTGTTGTCCAAAGTGTAAGGgctattatacaaaaaataatgtaaggCATCATTTTCAAGAGTGCAATAAAAGCAGTATCGGCAGACACATTATGGTACTTGGTAGAAAACTACAAGCACGGATACACACTAAAGTGATATGGTTAGGAAAGTAATCTTCCCAATTTTAAGAGATGATGAcgtgtgtaaaataataagatatgaTGAATTAGTTATACTTTgcgcaaataaattatgtagaaaatttagaaatcaGCGTTATCATGATATGATAAGAGCAGAATTAAGACTTTTAAGccgctatttaatttttattagaaaacttaattcaaatattactGATTTTGCCTCAATATATCAACCACGCCATTATGACTCATGCATTTTAGCGACTAAAGATGTGGCTCAATTTGATCctaatactaataaatttaaaacaccGTCTGTTGTAACACGACTTGGTACcctcttaaaaaaattgggaAATTTATTAGCtactgaatatataaaaagaaatgataataaagGTTTAAGGAATGTAGACAATTTCTTGAAACTTTTACAAGAAGATTATGGaacaacaataaataaaacagcAGAAGAAACTGTAACGCAAAATAAAAGACATGCTAACATTGAATTACCAAGTATGgaagatatacaaaaattatataactatttgaaagaaaaaagaagtatATTGTATAGTGATCTTATTAAATCTTATAACTACAGTATATggttagaattattaaaagtaacgCTTATTTCTATGCAAGTTTATAACAGAAGAAGAGCAGGTGAAATAGAAAAAGTTCTAATAGAAGAttacaaatgttataaaagtGTCGGAGAATACACAGATTCCGAAGTGTATAATTCATTATCAGAGACTGGAAAAGaggtaatattattattatttttaataactactaaataaatcattttttgcatttaaacatattaatgatttatatttttctttttttaaattacttatattttattaattttaatgcaaagattaaaaatactttaattaaatatattctttaataatttattttttatgtatttcttctGTTTGTTACATTAggctattaaaaaatttgtcacaTTTGATATTAGAGGTAAATTAGGTCGTACAGTGCCTGTATTGTTGCATTCGCAATTACAAGATTGTAtcgaattattattgcaacataggttaaatacaaaaataaaattagaaaaccCTTATCTTTTTGGCATTCCTGGATATGACAAACATCGATATAAGCATTTGAGAGCATGCGAGACTATTCTTATGCAAGACTATTCTTCAAAGTGTGGAGCAGCAAAACCTCTTACTTTACGAGGCACCATATTACGAAAACATATTGCCACAAAATGCATCACGCTTAATCTTTCAGAATCGGAAGTCACAAAGTTGGCAAACTTTATGGGCCATAatcaggagacgcggtagtgtctccggccaagttcaaaaaacgacactactaagtcaggaaaagaatctctggcaaagttcagaaaatgacactactaagtctcttatcctgcgcgcacaaagtcgacttttcgggggtttgtagcaactaaaatataaaaaattttataaaaacacatagtatatccttaaaagcggcatcgccacgactaatttgagccaaaaaaaatttaaattggtccaGCCGTTTCAGAGATATAAGCggtcaaaaagtgatgttggtaatgcaaaaattaagaaacgtcgtctCCTTATTCTTCTCCTCTGTCCGCAGGGGCGGATAAAGAATTTACGGGGCCCagagtattatcattatcattaaaatttacgggtatttctcgcaccaggtgccaagagtcgatttcgacttccccgagttgcactacgggaattcctcgcaccaggtgtcaagagtcgacgaattcaactttcgcgagttgcgctacgggaatttttcgcaccaggtgccaagggtcgacgaattcgattttcgggagttgcgctacgagaattcCTTGCATCAAGTCCCAAGAGTTGACGAACTCGAGtaccccgagttgcgctacgtgcATTTCTTGCACCAGGTGCCAGGGGTCAatgaattcgacttccccaagttgcactacaaaaatttcgcaaacatgaaaaagagagagagagatgtaacggtgcagcccgcaagctgcatcgttacggctacggaccgtccatcgtccgtgacccaccaagggcgcatcgagcgccgataaatttcttatcgtaACAACGGCGGTCAACCACCGAAAATctcccacacccgaccgttccaaaattccgttttgtgggggactcgccgccgaaaccgccgatgcttgccgattcgaaaccATTCCgctgccagccgggtataaaagaggcccggctgtacgtcttctcaccagatccCGTTCGCTGATAGACAGCGAACAATCACTCtacgagtgtcctcgtagtccAAACCGAGCAAACTCGGTTTCTATACCTGTTccagcacacgagtatcctcgtgtaccgccgagcgtcctcggtattcttgaCTCCCGCATACGAGtatattcgtatacccgccgagcgtacttggctcctctaggccaccgaacttcGTATTGCGGACATTCCCGCGTACCTAGCTAAGTCGCCGTTCTAAAattccgccttcgtacgagcatcctcgtactcccgccgagcgtaatcggcagcctaagtccttatatcgcgtttattcgccgggatttcaaACCGTAATCCGTCCGACAGGCAAAACcccgtcgaccaatccgcgccgccgaatagtccgcatcgatctacgatcgaacggactcgcgataccgtcacgaacgcactcaccgacaagcgctccgtcttgtaccaattgttgc
The nucleotide sequence above comes from Linepithema humile isolate Giens D197 chromosome 4, Lhum_UNIL_v1.0, whole genome shotgun sequence. Encoded proteins:
- the LOC136999341 gene encoding cyclin-dependent kinase inhibitor 1C-like → MEKRTRKIRSEGQVPSPARSSVRSSVPNYVPGHVPVHAPVQAPVQAPVQAPVHAPVQAPVHAPVQAPVHAPVQAPVHAPVHAPVQAPVQAPVQAPVQAPVQAPVQAPVHAPVQAPVQAPVNVLQPVQGNQPHGKSNALKKRIHNIIRKKLRTVQKRTQGRTPPPPAAPSPPQWHISCAPPYVTTYSTHAPVYSIASPCLPPWPPRYPPPGPPSYPSPGPPSYGAPYHQPSAYNPYGSYYW